A stretch of DNA from Microbacterium sp. LWS13-1.2:
CATCATCCCGGGTGTGAGGGTCAGCTGCGGTGCCACGAGCACGCCGGCGACCGCGCCGAGGACGGCCGCCAGCCCCCAGCCGATCATGAGGTTGCGGCCGACGTTCACGCCGGAGAACGCGGCGGACGCGGGATTGATCGCGACTGCGCGTAGCGCGAGACCGAGCTTGGTGCCCAGGAACAGCGCCTGCAGCAGCAGCATGCATGCGACGATCACGATGAAGGTGCCGAGCGAGCGGACGCTGATCACCGCCCCCGCGATCTGGATGGTCTCCAGCGGGAACAGCGAGGGGAACAGCCGGTTGTTGTACGTCCAGATCCAGGCGCAGAACCCCGTGATCAAGGTGAGCAGGCCGATCGTCACGACGACGGCGGTGTCGGGGTCGCCGCGCTCGAAGCGCCGGATGAGATACCGCTCGATGACGGCTCCGAGGAAGAATGAGATGACGACCGCTGCGAGGATCGCGAGCAGGAGCGGGATGCCGAGGCCGTTCAGCGCCCACGCGATGTAGGCGGACAGCACCGCCATGCCGCCTTGCGCGAAGTTGATGAGCCCGGTCGCCTGGTTCACCAGCACGATCGCGAGCGCGAGCGCGGCGTAGATCGAGCCGGTCGAGAGGCCGTCGATGACGAGCTGGATGAACGTGCCCACGTCAGCCTCCCAGGTACGCGCGGCGGATCTCGTCCATGCCCTTGAGCTCCGCCGACGAGCCGGTGAGGGCGTTGCGCCCTGTCTCGAGCACCGTGGCGCTGTCGACGAGGGTGAAGGCGAGGTTGGCGTTCTGCTCGAC
This window harbors:
- a CDS encoding branched-chain amino acid ABC transporter permease; the encoded protein is MGTFIQLVIDGLSTGSIYAALALAIVLVNQATGLINFAQGGMAVLSAYIAWALNGLGIPLLLAILAAVVISFFLGAVIERYLIRRFERGDPDTAVVVTIGLLTLITGFCAWIWTYNNRLFPSLFPLETIQIAGAVISVRSLGTFIVIVACMLLLQALFLGTKLGLALRAVAINPASAAFSGVNVGRNLMIGWGLAAVLGAVAGVLVAPQLTLTPGMMDSALVYALAACILGGLSSPIGVVVAAWLIGVLENLAAVYVPFIGHDLKIAVPFILIFVVLFLRPQGLFGRKAVVRV